One part of the Lotus japonicus ecotype B-129 chromosome 2, LjGifu_v1.2 genome encodes these proteins:
- the LOC130737115 gene encoding putative FBD-associated F-box protein At5g56690, whose product MESHKKRKSSKGQDMISNLPDFIIGRILSFLPTKYAVRTSVLSKNWTYKWTFITNLNFRDRVGYSSKIVRKIVFLSFVYRVLLHLNSSSIQSFSLDLFGKYESLHVDQWISAVVSRRVKKLWIKLYLISNKDQALPSHFLLRYRSLEELVLKVERCDIKVPTSALFPSLTLLKLSGIQFIGGPSNESGNVQLDFPVLRTYKTDECTWSSSLKCVTLEAPLLKVVSIENFRRRSASNNSYTVLKFCVSSLAEFTYKGYLLPETIVFDLSAAHIASAKIEVDIYEEEISVQENVALSSKLLKQFHNVEFLKFGKSEKKGWLAKDSLKDLPSFEMLSHVKLRNVIGETLLALLFKTPNLKTLIFQVFPQLAKDSLADLPTFKRLSQLNLGKVTGEILLALLPRTPNLKALIFVELLQFDQEQLNYDCVPDCFSTTLQVVKYLSFDGFEHELSFAKFVMENVVA is encoded by the exons ATGGAATCCCACAAGAAGCGTAAATCCAGTAAGGGTCAAGACATGATAAGTAACCTCCCTGACTTCATTATTGGTCgcattctttcttttctccctACCAAATATGCAGTCCGTACAAGTGTTTTATCCAAGAATTGGACATACAAATGGACATTCATCACCAATCTGAACTTTAGAGATAGAGTGGGTTATTCTTCCAAAATAGTTAGAAAAATTGTCTTCTTGAGCTTTGTGTACAGAGTACTACTTCATCTCAATAGTTCAAGCATCCAGAGTTTCTCACTTGATTTATTTGGGAAGTACGAATCTTTGCATGTGGATCAGTGGATATCTGCTGTTGTAAGCCGGAGAGTGAAAAAGCTTTGGATCAAGCTTTACCTTATTTCAAACAAGGATCAAGCTTTACCCTCGCATTTCCTTCTGAGATACAGGTCTTTAGAGGAACTGGTGCTAAAGGTGGAACGTTGTGATATTAAAGTTCCCACCTCTGCTCTTTTTCCATCCCTCACCCTCCTGAAGTTGTCTGGAATCCAGTTTATTGGTGGCCCTTCTAATGAATCTGGAAATGTTCAACTTGATTTCCCAGTTCTGAGAACTTATAAGACAGATGAGTGCACTTGGTCATCAAGCTTAAAGTGTGTCACTTTAGAAGCACCTCTGCTTAAAGTGGTTTCTATAGAGAACTTTAGACGTCGGTCTGCATCTAATAATTCATATACTGTCCTAAAGTTTTGTGTTTCAAGTCTTGCAGAATTCACTTATAAAGGTTATCTACTACCGGAAACTATTGTGTTTGATCTATCTGCAGCACATATTGCTTCTGCTAAGATTGAAGTTGATATATATGAGGAGGAGATTAGTGTGCAAGAAAATGTGGCTCTTTCTAGTAAGCTTCTGAAGCAATTTCATAATGTAGAATTTTTGAAGTTTGGGAAGTCAGAGAAGAAG GGGTGGCTAGCAAAAGATTCATTGAAAGATCTTCCTTCATTTGAAATGTTAAGTCATGTGAAGCTAAGAAATGTTATTGGTGAAACTCTTTTGGCCTTACTTTTCAAGACACCAAATCTAAAGACTCTTATTTTCCAG gTATTTCCGCAGTTAGCAAAAGATTCCCTGGCAGATCTCCCTACATTTAAAAGGTTAAGTCAGCTGAATCTGGGAAAGGTTACTGGTGAAATTCTCTTGGCATTACTTCCAAGAACACCAAATCTGAAGGCTCTTATTTTTGTG GAACTACTCCAATTTGACCAAGAACAGCTGAATTATGACTGTGTGCCCGATTGTTTTTCAACTACTCTTCAGGTGGTAAAGTATTTGAGTTTTGATGGTTTTGAGCATGAGTTAAGTTTTGCTAAATTTGTGATGGAAAATGTTGTTGCTTAG
- the LOC130737116 gene encoding F-box/FBD/LRR-repeat protein At3g14710-like, with protein sequence MEARKRRKSNKGQDMISDLPDFITGRILSFLPTRDAVRTSVLSKSWKRRWTFITVLHFEDRHSKKIRKTFFMNFVYMVLLRLNSSNIQSFSLAISDKYEPYHVDQWIFAVLSRRVKKLCVNSEKKQQTLFSHSIMRYKSLEELVLNVNWNIKVPTFACFSFLTVLNMSGIKFQNDPSNSSGKIHLDFPVLTTYETENCTWPSTVKCVTLKVPLLKMVSIRDFQGWSPYDADTYPVIKFCASCLTKFTYKGYLFPYTIVFDLSVAAIASAIIDICRYQYVEENVQEAVALSSKLLKQLKNVKSLEFKWSKKVLPFAKDSPEDLSTFEKLSHLELEEVTDQILLAFLHKTPILKTLILKGLLQVDQELLNYDLVHDCFLTTLQVVKFWSFDGSKHQLNFAKFVMANGVALKRMSFISTWELRKFNLEEVKEKLFSFKKCDYHGFVL encoded by the exons ATGGAAGCCCGCAAGAGGCGAAAATCCAATAAGGGCCAAGACATGATTAGTGACCTCCCTGATTTCATTACTGGTCgcattctttcttttcttcctaccAGAGATGCAGTTCGTACAAGTGTTTTATCCAAGAGTTGGAAACGCCGCTGGACATTCATCACCGTACTACACTTTGAAGATAGACATTccaagaaaataagaaaaacttTCTTTATGAACTTTGTGTACATGGTGCTGCTTCGTCTGAATAGTTCAAACATCCAAAGTTTTTCACTTGCTATATCAGACAAGTATGAACCTTACCATGTGGATCAGTGGATATTTGCTGTTCTAAGCCGGAGAGTCAAAAAGCTTTGTGTCAATTCAGAGAAGAAACAACAAACCCTTTTCTCTCATTCCATTATGAGATACAAGTCCTTAGAGGAACTGGTGCTAAATGTGAATTGGAATattaaagttccaacctttgcgTGTTTTTCATTCCTCACAGTTCTGAACATGTCTGGAATCAAGTTTCAAAATGACCCTTCTAATAGCTCTGGAAAGATTCACCTCGATTTCCCAGTTCTGACAACTTATGAGACTGAAAATTGCACTTGGCCATCAACAGTAAAGTGTGTCACTCTGAAAGTACCTCTGCTTAAAATGGTTTCAATAAGGGATTTTCAAGGTTGGTCACCATATGATGCTGATACATATCCTGTCATAAAGTTTTGTGCTTCGTGTCTTACAAAATTCACTTATAAAGGTTATCTCTTCCCATACACCATTGTGTTTGATCTATCTGTTGCTGCCATTGCTTCTGCTATTATTGATATTTGTCGGTACCAATATGTGGAGGAAAATGTGCAAGAAGCTGTGGCTCTTTCTAGTAAGCTTCTAAAGCAACTTAAAAATGTGAAATCGCTGGAGTTTAAGTGGTCAAAGAAG GTTCTGCCATTTGCAAAAGATTCACCGGAAGATCTTTCTACATTTGAAAAGTTAAGTCATCTGGAGCTAGAAGAGGTTACTGACCAAATTCTGTTGGcattccttcataaaacacCAATTCTAAAGACTCTTATTTTAAAG GGACTACTCCAAGTTGACCAAGAACTGTTGAATTATGATCTTGTTCATGATTGTTTTCTAACTACTCttcaagtggtaaagttttggAGTTTTGATGGTTCCAAGCATCAGTTAAATTTTGCTAAATTTGTGATGGCAAATGGTGTTGCCTTGAAGAGGATGAGTTTCATCTCCACTTGGGAGCTACGTAAATTCAATTTGGAAGAAGTAAAAGAGAAGTTGTTCTCATTCAAGAAATGTG ATTATCATGGATTTGTTTTATGA
- the LOC130740196 gene encoding F-box/FBD/LRR-repeat protein At3g14710-like has translation MESPKRHESNENEDQDMISNLPDVIIGRILSLLPTKDAVSTSLLSKSWLYKWTFITQLEFQDKECSSSKKISKDLFVSFVYRVLLHLNSSGIQSFSLDMSEDYEAIHVDEWISAVVSRGVKMLCVDSDQKGNLSSHSLMKYKTLEELVLYAYGCEIEVPTFAIFSSLTVLNLTGAMLVGDPSDKSGKVHLNFPVLRTYKTKSCTWLSSVKCVTLEVPLLQVVSIQVYRPSDSVDDYSYPTIKFRASRLKEFSYIGSPLPDPTVFDLSAANVASADICFGLYKEESLQEVMALSVEILKKFQNVECLKFQKWRKVLLAKDSLTGLPSFKMLSRLELGAVASEILLALLLRTPYLKTLLFQGLLQPDQELLNYGPVPECFSTTLQVVKFRSFDGSEHQLSFAKFVMENVVALKRMSFRPHWNRPNISEEVKEKLYSFKKCCSFMSLKFST, from the exons ATGGAATCCCCCAAAAGGCATGAATCCAATGAGAATGAGGATCAGGACATGATAAGTAACCTCCCTGACGTCATTATTGGTcgcattctttctcttcttcctacCAAAGATGCAGTCTCCACAAGTCTTTTATCCAAGAGTTGGTTATACAAATGGACATTTATTACGCAGCTAGAATTTCAAGATAAAGagtgttcttcatccaagaaaATAAGCAAAGATTTATTTGTGAGCTTTGTGTACAGGGTACTACTTCATCTGAATAGTTCAGGCATCCAGAGTTTCTCCCTTGATATGTCAGAGGATTATGAAGCTATTCACGTGGATGAGTGGATATCTGCTGTTGTAAGCCGGGGAGTCAAAATGCTTTGTGTCGATTCAGACCAGAAAGGAAACCTTTCCTCTCATTCCCTTATGAAATACAAGACCTTAGAGGAGCTAGTGCTATATGCGTATGGTTGTGAGATTGAAGTTCCGACCTTTGCTATTTTTTCATCCCTCACAGTCCTGAACTTGACTGGAGCCATGCTTGTTGGTGACCCTTCTGATAAATCTGGAAAGGTTCACCTTAATTTCCCAGTTCTGAGAACCTATAAGACAAAAAGTTGCACTTGGTTGTCAAGTGTGAAGTGTGTCACTTTAGAAGTACCTCTGCTTCAAGTAGTTTCTATACAGGTCTATAGGCCTTCAGACTCAGTTGATGATTATTCATATCCTACCATAAAGTTTCGTGCTTCACGTCTTAAAGAATTCAGTTATATTGGTTCTCCATTACCAGACCCCACTGTGTTTGATCTATCTGCAGCAAATGTTGCTTCTGCTGATATTTGTTTTGGTTTGTATAAGGAAGAAAGTTTGCAAGAAGTTATGGCTCTTTCTGTCGAGATTCTGAAGAAATTTCAAAATGTGGAATGTTTGAAGTTCCAGAAGTGGAGGAAG GTGTTGCTAGCAAAAGATTCATTGACAGGTCTTCCTTCATTCAAAATGTTAAGTCGTTTGGAGCTAGGAGCAGTTgctagtgaaattctgttggcATTACTTCTAAGAACGCCATATCTGAAGACTCTTCTTTTTCAG GGACTACTCCAACCTGACCAAGAACTGTTGAATTATGGCCCTGTGCCTGAATGTTTTTCAACTACTCTTCAAGTGGTAAAGTTTAGGAGTTTTGATGGTTCTGAGCATCAGTTAAGTTTTGCTAAATTTGTGATGGAAAATGTTGTTGCCTTGAAGAGGATGAGTTTCAGGCCTCACTGGAACCGCCCAAATATTTCGGAAGAAGTAAAAGAGAAGCTGTACTCATTTAAGAAATGTTGTAGTTTTATGAGTTTGAAATTCTCAACTTAG